From one Diprion similis isolate iyDipSimi1 chromosome 7, iyDipSimi1.1, whole genome shotgun sequence genomic stretch:
- the LOC124408339 gene encoding uncharacterized protein LOC124408339: MSSSSGGGGFGVGVGVAGGPGLAAAQQGQGVAALLVMLAVLCFIFAYCCWGAPFCRSLCRKHCCCRLEDPEPDPRFGSTDQAMVATPTIILLPHGRMLVVDGTVFTQFQADTTGLDLVELGESVIRAQRNPRSLNRHQLRSSQGSIMEMDAETPSKESLGSLGGCFAPPTYESIYGKDEGDMPPSYSDILLHRFGNLPYELDVQEFAQDGKEEIEMQTLETRPRVIENPANVQGNNFYYAGIGSFSTPNFPQQNVTRNPTLTDNPLDEYYADVNLNAYTISTGMIGSHDYDREAGENYVLRNESSNESFHNIVHNETEILSADHQLGVSSLSYVNENLSNNSAGAGESLRNRYSSPSRDTRYDHRSVLSEPGSSDEGEPAGDFGTLPDIRESRV, translated from the exons atgagcagcagcagcggtggCGGAGGattcggcgtcggcgtcggagTCGCGGGAGGTCCGGGCCTCGCCGCCGCTCAGCAGGGTCAGGGTGTCGCGGCGCTTTTAGTCATGCTGGCCGTCCTCTGCTTCATATTTGCCTACTGTTGTTGGGGCGCTCCGTTCTGCAGGTCTTTGTGCAGAAAGCACTGCTGTTGTCGCCTCGAGGATCCGGAACCGGATCCACGGTTTGGTAGCACGGATCAAGCGATGGTCGCAACGCCGACGATCATCCTCCTTCCACACGGAAGAATGCTGGTCGTTGACGGGACTGTTTTTACGCAGTTTCAAGCCGATACCACag GTTTGGATCTCGTCGAGCTCGGGGAGAGCGTTATTCGAGCTCAACGAAATCCCAGGAGTTTGAACCGGCACCAACTCAGGAGCAGTCAGGGTAGCATAATGGAGATGGACGCTGAAACACCCAGCAAGGAGAGCCTCGGTTCTTTGGGAGGCTGTTTCGCTCCGCCTACCTACGAGAGTATTTACGGAAAGGACGAAGGAGACATGCCGCCATCCTACTCGGACATACTCTTGCATAG GTTCGGGAACCTCCCCTACGAGTTAGACGTGCAAGAGTTTGCTCAGGACGGGAAAGAAGAGATCGAAATGCAGACGCTGGAAACGCGGCCGCGAGTGATTGAGAACCCAGCGAACGTGCAggggaataatttttattacgctGGTATTGGCAGTTTTTCCACGCCGAATTTCCCCCAGCAAAATGTCACTAGGAATCCAACTTTGACAGATAATCCACTGGACGAGTATTACGCCGACGTTAATTTGAATGCCTATACAATATCCACTGGCATGATCGGATCTCACGATTACGACCGCGAGGCCGGAGAAAATTACGTACTTCGTAACGAAAGTAGCAACGAAAGTTTTCATAATATTGTGCACAACGAAACTGAGATACTAAGTGCAGATCATCAGTTAGGCGTTAGCAGCTTAAGTTACGTTAACGAAAACTTGAGCAACAACTCTGCCGGAGCCGGGGAATCATTGAGGAATCGTTACTCTTCGCCGAGTAGAGATACGAGATATGATCATAGATCGGTCCTTTCGGAACCAGGTTCATCCGACGAGGGTGAGCCTGCAGGAGACTTTGGTACACTACCTGACATTCGAGAGAGCAGAGTGTGa
- the LOC124408342 gene encoding RRP15-like protein: protein MIALETAERMNKSPKKPKIELRFVSDKAESSDDGDVDSGQDTEENIVESADEGDIEDASGSNDAESDSVEEKDDLTAPNSDSDNDKSIGNPGWADAMKKILRTKKPKRKTTIVLSKAKKLCDVVPKAKIDSPGFEVDGNDKSVTEEASKELKTSQDKQEKEAEHGMRKRREIDLGIRVKPTPLDRERERTLQKIATKGVVQLFNAVRQQQKDIDKRLEEAGPLERKREMVLKNIDKRAFLDVLMGGTKSISVDGPVKTEKQNDMQMEKDDNEKTWNVLRDDFMMGAKLKDWDKNAEDDEADSSAPEEMDSDD, encoded by the exons ATGATTGCGTTAGAAACGGCAGAAAGAATGAACAAGTCGCCTAAAAAACCGAAAA TTGAACTACGATTCGTAAGCGATAAGGCTGAATCGTCGGACGATGGGGACGTGGACTCAGGTCAGGACACCGAGGAAAATATTGTCGAGAGTGCGGATGAAGGTGACATAGAAGATGCATCGGGGAGTAATGATGCAGAATCAGACTCTGTGGAAGAAAAGGACGATTTGACTGCCCCAAATTCCGACAGCGATAATGACAAATCCATAGGAAATCCCGGGTGGGCAgacgcgatgaaaaaaatattacgaacAAAAAAGCCCAAACGCAAGACAACCATAGTTTTATCAAAGGCGAAAAAATTGTGCGATGTAGTACCGAAAGCTAAAATAGATAGCCCTGGTTTTGAAGTCGACGGGAATGACAAGAGTGTTACGGAAGAAGCatcaaaagaattgaaaacaagCCAAGATAAGCAAGAAAAAGAGGCGGAACATGGTATgaggaaaagaagagagataGATCTTGGAATTAGGGTAAAACCTACGCCGCTTGATAGAGAACGAGAAAGAACATTACAGAAAATAGCGACAAA GGGTGTAGTACAGTTATTCAATGCTGTACGCCAACAGCAAAAGGATATCGACAAACGTTTGGAAGAAGCCGGACCACTGGAAAGGAAACGTGaaatggttttgaaaaatattgacaaacgGGCATTCTTAGACGTTCTTATGGGTGGTACTAAGAGCATCTCCGTTGACGGTCCAGttaaaactgaaaaacaaaacgacaTGCAAATGGAAAAG GACGATAACGAAAAAACGTGGAATGTTCTGAGGGACGATTTCATGATGGGAGCAAAGTTGAAAGATTGGGACAAAAATGCAGAGGACGATGAAGCGGATTCGTCCGCCCCTGAAGAAATGGACAGCGATGATTGA
- the LOC124408329 gene encoding uncharacterized protein LOC124408329, which translates to MAEQEKSFKALQDDERLKKLQRRLKLNQIKGLNGSLRLLSSPQSSMSVISSIQGDSALSDVSYCSPSFNSSRAGSVITSSINFRKVLSNNLKIQRLVNPSTSSVMEQSLDSEKMNNDRAMMPPPPPSSSSLAVDYHKQKSSQLAKQRKHHHDSTQAIDSVTGTSPLPNYDGQASCGARNSDNFIRCETPSTEPNAAVNFGSPKEGNRSNETSKRNGRLFMNWIVRLNDHGQICIKGKLESGEHVRSKAVKKRLNATTVVSVMHHKYHLLGNIYDLKEELPEYIRGKFFNGFPTDWENVRQIWQSYVASGCSQRFRWPRPIADSDDDLLSDITDLPIFRSTKTETLPKTPLSTVPSNEFAAKTTTNRSRIDDVPEIDVSIASVQLTEVESSSVRAKMTEALQTSCKNSMEQTSQTLVDHSKSNNRLSSTNTLSKEELFSQKSANNIPKWKIDVIIDNLMDKNCSKEYIHKVIEAINCINELFTMSSTDNTQITPDKAISVNNKDVEKVTGSRDRSNSKFQNTKQTARATSDCSSLSLASSSESEPELPPIKNTFMCRETTRLRNNKTTNCKSPETLKPQVSSIAQKNTPKRSDLMSNNLSDSNLVRETTPIHDSNHQKNRDYRATPSLSRVESPGKLSKKRRYNEKLIFDTTDSDTDIASQNNARTGLVNHSFPGTKAFRRILGPKHSSVSTEKIVNKGKGISGEVDSDISIIDSCIGPCQKTTAVNIEKRTHDSSKHNHQKETPNEKLQLANNECNDHVQTGTRLTKDLEKSVDTSNPNVTPELIANSCTVRLTKVNLDQHNASSNNNGTPSRSEKTASLRKRRKVVNGRENERLPDSDSENFSMRMSSRGRRILPRLDYWNGERVFLRDQKLVYSPGMPDATLSSANSTISKKLLTSPNKTTISEPTLPQATAKNSNRTPKVSKDSSQLETEHRNRSGLGNARILSEITENQGSTSHHSWTRNGRGGKRLVNKSPTNEKQSRRMTHRHGPSSSEEEATPVVTRRKRRKIY; encoded by the exons ATGGCTGAGCAG gaaaaatctttcaaggCATTGCAGGATGACGAGAGGCTGAAAAAGTTACAACGTCGTTTAAAACTGAATCAAATTAAAGGACTCAACGGTTCGTTGCGGCTATTATCTTCTCCTCAATCGTCAATGTCAGTCATATCGAGCATCCAAGGCGACAGCGCGTTGTCAGACGTTAGCTATTGTAGTCCGTCGTTCAACTCGTCTAGGGCAGGAAGCGTCATAACTTCGAGtataaatttcagaaaagttcTATCGAATAatctaaaaatccaaagattGGTCAATCCCAGTACCTCGTCGGTAATGGAACAGAGTCTGGATAGTGAAAAGATGAATAACGACAGAGCCATGatgccgccgccgccaccgtcgtcgtcgtcactgGCCGTTGATTATCATAAACAAAAATCATCCCAACTAGCAAAGCAGAGAAAACACCATCACGATTCGACTCAGGCTATCGATTCCGTGACCGGTACATCGCCACTGCCCAATTACGACGGTCAAGCTTCTTGCGGTGCCCGTAACTCGGATAACTTTATTCGATGCGAAACGCCTTCTACCGAACCTAACGCGGCGGTAAATTTTGGATCCCCGAAAGAAGGGAATAGAAGTAACGAAACTTCAAAACGAAACGGTAGACTTTTCATGAATTGGATCGTCAGATTAAACGATCACGGGCAAATATGCATCAAGGGAAAACTTGAAAG CGGAGAACACGTGCGGAGCAAAGCTGTGAAAAAGAGACTGAATGCAACGACGGTCGTCTCTGTAATGCATCACAAGTATCATTTGTTGGGAAATATATACGATTTAAAAGAGG AACTTCCGGAGTACATTCgtggcaaatttttcaacggctTTCCCACGGACTGGGAAAATGTCCGACAAATATGGCAGAGCTATGTCGCGTCGGGCTGCAGCCAACGCTTTAGATGGCCAAGACCGATAGCGGATAGTGACGATGATCTCCTAAGCGATATCACAGACTTACCAATCTTCCGTTCAACAAAGACTGAAACATTACCTAAAACTCCTTTATCGACTGTACCGTCCAATGAATTTGCCGCGAAAACAACAACGAACAGGTCAAGGATCGACGATGTTCCAGAAATAGATGTGAGCATCGCGTCGGTTCAGTTAACGGAAGTTGAAAGTTCCAGTGTTCGAGCTAAAATGACAGAGGCATTGCAAACCAGTTGTAAGAATTCTATGGAACAAACAAGCCAAACTCTGGTCGATCATTCGAAAAGTAATAATCGACTGTCAAGTACAAATACATTATCGAAGGAGGAACTTTTCTCACAAAAGTCTGCTAACAATATTCcaaaatggaaaattgatgTCATAATCGATAATCTgatggataaaaattgttccaaGGAATATATTCACAAAGTTATCGAAGCTATTAATTGTATCAACGAATTGTTTACCATGTCGTCCACAGATAATACTCAAATTACACCCGATAAAGCTATTTCTGTAAATAACAAGGATGTAGAAAAAGTCACCGGCTCAAGAGATAGAAGCAATTCCAAGtttcaaaatacaaaacaaaCAGCACGGGCGACATCCGATTGCAGTTCTTTGTCTTTGGCTAGCTCCAGTGAATCTGAACCAGAATTACCGCCgataaaaaacacatttatgTGCCGTGAAACGACCAGgttgagaaataataaaactacCAATTGCAAATCACCGGAAACACTGAAACCCCAAGTTTCTTCGATTGCACAAAAAAACACACCCAAACGTAGCGATCTCATGAGTAATAACCTAAGCGATTCTAATCTGGTCAGAGAAACAACTCCCATACACGATAGTAACCACCAGAAAAACAGAGATTATCGGGCAACACCAAGTTTATCTAGAGTTGAAAGTCCAGgaaaattaagtaaaaaaCGTCGttacaatgaaaaattaatcttcGACACTACCGATTCTGATACGGATATAGCGAGTCAAAATAACGCAAGAACTGGTCTAGTTAATCACTCGTTTCCAGGAACCAAAGCTTTCAGAAGAATCTTAGGACCAAAACATTCGTCTGTATCTACcgaaaaaatagtcaataaAGGCAAAGGTATATCTGGTGAGGTTGATTCTGATATTTCGATTATTGATTCTTGTATCGGGCCTTGTCAAAAGACTACGGCAGTTAACATTGAGAAAAGAACACACGATTCGAGCAAACACAATCATCAGAAGGAAACGCCGAATGAAAAGTTGCAACTTGCGAACAACGAATGCAACGATCATGTTCAAACTGGTACTCGATTAACTAAAGATCTTGAAAAATCAGTCGATACAAGTAATCCGAATGTTACACCCGAACTCATCGCTAACTCTTGCACAGTTCGGTTAACTAAAGTAAACCTCGATCAGCATAACGCCAGTTCAAATAACAATGGCACACCCTCTAGATCAGAGAAAACAGCATCTTTACGGAAGCGTCGTAAAGTAG tCAACGGTCGTGAGAACGAGAGACTCCCTGATAGTGATTCAGAGAATTTTAGCATGCGAATGAGTTCTCGAGGCCGTCGTATACTACCACGCCTCGATTATTGGAACG GTGAAAGAGTTTTCCTAAGAGATCAGAAATTAGTGTACAGCCCAGGCATGCCCGACGCAACTTTGTCATCAGCAAATTCTactatttcgaaaaagttaTTGACCTCACCT AATAAAACAACGATCTCTGAACCAACGTTACCACAAGCCACTGCTAAAAACTCTAACAGAACACCAAAAGTCTCAAAAGACTCGTCGCAATTGGAGACTGAACATAGAAACAGAAGTGGTTTGGGCAACGCGAGAATTCTATCAGAAATAACAGAGAACCAGGGATCAACCAGCCACCACTCATGG ACACGTAACGGGAGGGGCGGCAAGAGATTGGTCAATAAATCGCCgacaaatgaaaaacaaagcaGGAGAATGACACATCGTCACGGACCGTCAAGTAGCGAGGAGGAAGCAACGCCTGTG GTTACCAGGAgaaagagacgaaaaatttattga